A single genomic interval of Amblyraja radiata isolate CabotCenter1 chromosome 3, sAmbRad1.1.pri, whole genome shotgun sequence harbors:
- the eri1 gene encoding 3'-5' exoribonuclease 1, producing MTSVVCAAVGAKMEEDQKENFPRAPDSGPGPGPAQLKQRCRLDGQEYPIKATPTTYIKDFSDPVYKEIAVTNGHINRMTRDELRTKLAELHLETRGVKDVLRKRLKNFYKKQKLTQTLQIKSECSDMYYDYICVIDFEATCEENNPPEYLHEIIEFPIALMNTRTLEIEDTFQEYVKPEQKPTLTEFCTKLTGITQDMVDKAGSFPDVLQRVVDWMRERELGTKCRYAVLTDGSWDMSKFLNVQCHLSRIEYPRFAKKWINIRKSYGNFYKVPRTRTKLASMLENLGMVYEGRPHCGLDDSRNIARIAIRMLQDGCELRVNECLHAGQLVNVPNTSPLESAPPPYSPWQKV from the exons CTGAAGCAGCGCTGCAGACTTGATGGTCAAGAATATCCAATAAAAGCTACTCCTACAACCTACATAAAAGACTTCAGTGACCCAGTCTACAAAGAAATTGCTGTCACAAATGGTCACATCAACAGAATGACTCGTGATGAGCTCCGCACAAAGCTAGCAGAGCTCCATTTAGAAACCAG GGGAGTGAAGGATGTGCTGAGAAAACGGTTAAAAAACTTCTACAAGAAGCAGAAACTGACTCAGACTTTGCAAATCAAGTCAGAGTGTTCAGATATGTACTACGATTACATCTGCGTTATTGATTTTGAAGCAACTTGTGAAGAGAACAATCCACCAGAATACCTGCATGAAATTATTGAGTTTCCCATTGCTCTCATGAATACTCGCACGCTTGAAATT GAGGATACATTCCAGGAGTATGTTAAACCAGAACAGAAACCCACCCTTACAGAATTCTGCACCAAACTCACGGGCATCACACAG GATATGGTGGACAAGGCAGGGAGTTTTCCAGATGTTCTTCAACGAGTAGTTgattggatgagagagagagaactaGGAACCAAGTGCAGATATGCAGTATTAACTGATGG GTCCTGGGATATGAGCAAGTTCCTGAATGTTCAGTGCCACCTCAGCAGAATCGAATATCCACGGTTTGCAAAGAAATGGATTAACATCCGAAAAAGTTATGGCAACTTTTACAAG GTTCCTCGGACTCGGACCAAACTTGCCTCCATGCTGGAAAATCTCGGAATGGTGTATGAAGGTCGGCCTCACTGTGGATTGGACGATTCTCGAAATATTGCTCGGATTGCTATCCGAATGCTCCAGGATGGTTGTGAACTACGTGTCAATGAGTGCCTGCATGCAGGGCAACTGGTAAATGTCCCCAATACCTCCCCATTGGAGAGTGCTCCTCCTCCTTACTCCCCGTGGCAGAAAGTTTAG